A single genomic interval of Buteo buteo chromosome 20, bButBut1.hap1.1, whole genome shotgun sequence harbors:
- the SALL3 gene encoding sal-like protein 3 translates to MSRRKQAKPQHLKSDEELQAEVVSEHAVPGEGADDGDSGNESRSGSEETNVCEKCCAEFFKWTDFLEHKKSCTKNPLVLIVNEDEAAPPPAEEFPEPSPASSPSDQAESEAAEEGVQAENNDSAEVKTTEKEEEPMEVETSAEKSFQNQGTSNTATPLPQIPEPPSMTSYNMPNTNVTLETLLSTKVAVAQFSQSARTTASASISSGVTAVAIPMILEQLMALQQQQIHQLQLIEQIRSQVAMMNRQPLRPSLNPVVAAQGGPGQASNQLQGFATSAAVQLTAVIPPAIVGQAASGPATAFDGSQHISRPTSGASTPNISSGGSSAPPESSVPSSSNAITSITPVSVSNAPNSASQPQNASTPPSIGHGSLTSVSSLPNPLLPQTSSNSVIFPNPLVSIAATANALDPLSALMKHRKGKPPNVSVFEPKSSSEDPFFKHKCRFCAKVFGSDSALQIHLRSHTGERPFKCNICGNRFSTKGNLKVHFQRHKEKYPHIQMNPYPVPEYLDNVPTCSGIPYGMSLPPEKPVTTWLDSKPVLPTVPTSIGLQLPPTIPGVNSYGDSPSITPMSRSPQRPSPASSECTSLSPSLNTSESGVPASAESPQPVQSGSSLTKAEPVTLPPTSTRLGDLSAGGQVSTASTSSIPTAVTDSSAATSLPNPVLPAVSDQFKAKFPFGGLLDSMQTSETSKLQQLVENIDKKMTDPNQCVICHRVLSCQSALKMHYRTHTGERPFKCKICGRAFTTKGNLKTHFGVHRAKPPLRVQHSCPICQKKFTNAVVLQQHIRMHMGGQIPNTPLPEGFQDAMDSELSYDEKNVDTLSNFDDDIDENSMEEDPELKDTASDSSKPLISYSGSCPSSPPSVISSIAALENQMKMIDSVMNCQQLTSLKSIENGSGESDHLSNDSSSAVGDLESQSAGSPAMSESSSSMQALSPVNSNSESFRSKSPGLSNQEEPQEIQLKTEKPDSPPPATENGGALDLTSTNPGRPVIKEEAPFSLLFLNRERGPSQSTPSLVTSTAPTMIKMEVNGHSKPISLGEVPSLPAGIQVPAAPQTVMSPGITPMLAPPPRRTPKQHNCQSCGKTFSSASALQIHERTHTGEKPFGCTICGRAFTTKGNLKVHMGTHMWNNAPARRGRRLSVENPMALLGGDALKFSEMFQKDLAARAMNVDPNFWNQYAAAITNGLAMKNNEISVIQNGGIPQLPVSLGGGAIPPLSNLTGGMDKARTGSSPPIVGLDKASSETGASRPFTRFIEDNKEIGIN, encoded by the exons CAGtcccaggagaaggagcagatgATGGTGATAGCGGGAACGAGAGCAGGAGCGGAAGCGAAGAAACCAACGTTTGTGAGAAATGCTGCGCCGAGTTCTTCAAGTGGACGGACTTCCTCGAGCACAAGAAGAGCTGCACTAAAAACCCACTGGTGCTGATCGTGAATGAAGATGAAGCAGCTCCACCCCCCGCCGAGGAGTTCCCCGAGCCCTCGCCCGCCAGCTCGCCCAGTGACCAGGCAGAGAGTGAAGCCGCTGAAGAAGGCGTCCAGGCAGAAAACAATGACAGCGCTGAGGTAAAAACCAcggaaaaggaagaagagccaATGGAGGTAGAAACTTCTGCGGAGAAAAGTTTCCAGAATCAAGGCACCTCAAACACAGCTACTCCTCTACCTCAGATCCCTGAACCACCTTCCATGACAAGCTATAACATGCCAAACACCAACGTCACGCTAGAGACTCTGCTGAGCACTAAAGTGGCGGTCGCGCAGTTCTCGCAGAGCGCACGGACCACCGCGTCCGCCAGCATCAGCAGCGGGGTGACGGCCGTGGCCATCCCCATGATCCTGGAGCAGCTCAtggccctgcagcagcagcagattcaCCAGCTCCAGCTCATCGAGCAGATCCGCAGTCAAGTGGCAATGATGAACCGCCAGCCGCTCCGGCCGTCCCTCAACCCGGTGGTGGCCGCCCAGGGTGGTCCGGGCCAGGCATCCAACCAGTTGCAGGGGTTCGCCACCAGCGCCGCCGTCCAGCTCACCGCCGTCATTCCTCCCGCCATTGTGGGGCAAGCCGCCAGCGGTCCGGCCACTGCTTTCGACGGCTCGCAGCACATCTCAAGACCTACGTCCGGGGCGAGTACGCCCAACATATCCAGCGGTGGCTCTTCCGCCCCACCTGAATCGAGCGTACCTTCCTCCTCGAACGCAATTACGTCCATCACTCCCGTTTCCGTGTCAAACGCTCCTAACAGCGCTTCGCAACCCCAGAACGCTTCGACTCCGCCTTCGATAGGACATGGAAGCCTCACCTCGGTGTCCAGCCTGCCAAACCCACTTCTACCTCAGACTTCATCAAATAGCGTGATCTTCCCCAATCCGCTGGTCAGCATCGCCGCAACAGCTAACGCGCTAGATCCTCTGTCCGCCCTTATGAAGCACCGCAAAGGAAAGCCACCAAACGTGTCAGTGTTTGAACCCAAGTCAAGCTCTGAGGATCCCTTTTTTAAGCATAAATGCCGATTTTGTGCCAAGGTCTTTGGAAGTGACAGTGCTTTACAAATTCACCTCCGCTCGCATACAGGCGAAAGACCTTTTAAATGTAACATATGCGGAAACCGCTTTTCCACAAAGGGCAACCTGAAAGTTCATTTTCAGAGGCATAAAGAGAAATACCCTCATATTCAGATGAACCCTTATCCTGTTCCAGAATACCTCGATAATGTGCCCACCTGCTCTGGAATCCCCTACGGGATGTCGCTGCCCCCCGAAAAGCCGGTCACAACGTGGTTAGACAGCAAACCTGTTTTACCGACCGTCCCGACTTCCATCGGGCTCCAGCTGCCCCCCACTATACCCGGTGTGAACAGTTACGGAGATTCTCCAAGTATCACTCCTATGAGCAGGTCACCCCAGAGgccttctcctgcctccagcGAATGCACTTCTCTATCCCCGAGCCTCAACACTTCTGAGTCGGGCGTCCCGGCGTCTGCCGAATCCCCGCAGCCCGTTCAGAGCGGCTCATCTCTGACCAAGGCAGAACCTGTCACTCTGCCTCCCACGAGCACGCGGCTCGGGGACCTTTCTGCAGGTGGGCAAGTTTCCACAGCTTCCACGTCTTCGATTCCTACCGCTGTTACAGACAGCAGCGCTGCAACAAGCCTCCCAAACCCTGTGCTTCCAGCAGTGTCCGACCAGTTTAAGGCAAAGTTTCCGTTCGGTGGTCTGCTAGACTCTATGCAAACGTCAGAAACCTCAAAACTACAACAGCTGGTGGAGAACATTGATAAGAAGATGACGGATCCGAATCAATGCGTCATTTGTCACCGTGTGCTTAGTTGTCAGAGCGCTCTCAAGATGCATTACAGAACGCATACAGGAGAAAGaccatttaaatgcaaaatttgtgGACGTGCCTTTACTACGAAAGGCAAtctaaaaacacattttggagTTCATCGAGCGAAGCCACCACTTAGAGTACAGCACTCGTGTCCCATTTGTCAGAAGAAATTTACAAATGCGGTTGTTCTTCAGCAGCACATTCGTATGCATATGGGCGGGCAAATTCCAAACACGCCACTACCAGAGGGCTTCCAGGACGCCATGGACTCAGAGCTTTCGTACGATGAGAAGAACGTTGACACGCTGAGCAACTTCGACGACGACATTGATGAAAATTCTATGGAAGAGGACCCGGAGCTAAAGGACACGGCAAGCGACTCATCCAAACCCCTTATCTCTTACTCTGGGTCATGTCCTTCTTCGCCACCTTCTGTGATCTCCAGTATTGCTGCTTTGGAGAATCAAATGAAAATGATTGATTCTGTCATGAACTGTCAGCAGCTGACCAGTTTAAAATCCATAGAAAATGGATCAGGGGAAAGTGACCATTTGAGCAATGACTCCTCGTCAGCCGTCGGTGATCTCGAAAGCCAGAGTGCAGGCAGCCCTGCAATGTCGGAGTCTTCTTCCTCCATGCAAGCTTTGTCTCCTGTAAATAGCAATAGCGAAAGTTTCAGATCAAAGTCCCCAGGTCTCAGTAACCAGGAAGAGCCACAAGAAATAcaattaaagacagaaaaaccaGACAGTCCACCACCCGCAACTGAAAATGGAGGCGCATTAGATCTGACATCCACCAACCCGGGAAGACCGGTCATCAAAGAGGAGGCTCCTTTTAGCCTGCTGTTCCTGAACAGAGAACGTG GTCCCAGCCAAAGTACTCCTAGCCTGGTCACCAGTACAGCACCTACCATGATCAAAATGGAAGTGAATGGTCACAGCAAGCCGATCTCTTTGGGTGAGGTTCCCTCGCTTCCAGCTGGAATCCAGGTTCCTGCTGCACCACAGACAGTGATGAGTCCGGGGATCACCCCTATGCTGGCACCCCCCCCTCGCCGGACTCCCAAGCAGCACAACTGTCAGTCGTGCGGGAAGACCTTCTCCTCAGCGAGTGCACTGCAGATACACGAGCGCACCCATACCGGTGAAAAACCGTTTGGTTGCACAATCTGTGGTAGAGCTTTTACCACAAAGGGGAATCTTAAG GTTCACATGGGAACCCACATGTGGAATAACGCCCCCgcgcgccgcggccgccgcctctCCGTGGAAAACCCCATGGCTCTGCTGGGTGGCGACGCGCTCAAGTTCTCCGAGATGTTCCAGAAGGATTTGGCAGCTCGGGCCATGAACGTTGACCCCAATTTTTGGAACCAATACGCTGCAGCTATCACTAACGGACTTGCGATGAAGAACAATGAGATTTCTGTCATACAGAACGGCGGCATTCCCCAGCTCCCCGTAAGTCTAGGCGGAGGTGCCATCCCGCCTCTAAGTAACCTTACCGGTGGCATGGACAAAGCTCGCACGGGCAGCAGCCCTCCCATTGTCGGTCTGGACAAAGCAAGTTCTGAAACGGGAGCCAGTCGTCCATTCACCAGATTTATTGAGGATAATAAAGAGATTGGCATAAATTAA